The genomic DNA TATTCTGCAGGTAGATTGATATGAACAAATGTTTCCCATACAATAATGCACAAACGACTACAATAACCCGATGCGCTAGAAAAATCACAAGGCATAAGATGGCCACACCTGCTTTGCAGACATCTATGATTTCAAAGCCAAtattttccccctctctgtcacAGTCGGTCCAGATGATTAACAGCTGACACTGCTTCACCTCTTTCTCAAGTGTCCGCTACAAAAGGAGAGAAGGATCAGCTAAATAAAGTGCTTCAACTAAAGCGCAAGAGGAAAAAATGACATGACAAGTGCGCAAGTTTCCAGGTGAACGCGGATGCAAAACACACCTTGATTTGTACCATGTTTTCTGGACAATACTTCTCTACCTCTGCGTCAAATAAAAGAACAGGACTGCAGCTGTGCCTGTGGAGAGAAAAGCCCGATGAGTACACAACTGAAGATGAATAGGAGAAACATTTCCTGTAATCACTCACCATTTCTGAAAGGGTGTTTTGAACTCCAGCCCTAGTAGGTGGCCTGACACTGATGTCATTAGGACTGTCACATTCTAGAGTACAATTAAGAGACAATAAGAGAGTAATTAAACCAAAGGAAGGTAGAGATAAGAAATAAAGATGCATGAGTTTTGATAATAGTCATGTACATACCTGACCAAAGAGATGGTATTCGTACTCGTAGATCTTATTAAACTTTGACATCCCTTCTCTCTAAATAGGAACAGATGTCGTTTAGTCCCAGGGAAAACAGTCAAATCAAAAATTCTCTCATGAATACAACTGGCACGAAGCAGCTGGTTTTGGTACAGACTATTTACATTGCTTAATATGTCATTACCTACATTTTTACCAAATCTTCAAGTACTTTATATTGTTTGACAGACGTACCCTCCTGAATCTGCCATTGGACATGATATCTGAAATGCCTTTGGCTGCATCGTTCTTCTCCGCCACACAGAGGACCCGTTTGATCTGGGCTCGGTTCCGGATCATGTCCGCCGGTTGCGCTTTGTCGGGACACCCGACGCTCTGCAGCGCACAGGAACACCTCCGTTTGACCCCAATTCCCAGTATTCCCGATCCCAAGACAGATCTTCTGAGCAAGTGCACTAGCATACCGAGTTGCACTCATATATAGTAGCTTTTACTCCACTTAGCGTTGACGCTTCGTTCAGCCTGGtcagttagcatgttagctcaAACTATGGTGTCAGAGCCCTAAAAGTTGTAAAGAGGCCTAAAAGGTTGTCACTGGCCTAGTGAATCCACGTGAAATAACTCAACAAGGGAACAACTCGTTAAACAGTGACATTAGTGaaatttcaaattaaatgtGAAAGAAATGGTTCTATTGTCAGTAACGAAACCAATAGCTCTATTTACAAATTCCCCGCCCGCCTGTCAAATGCTGCCGTAATCAGTGTCGTAACACTGTCGTAAAATTTAAACAAGCTCaaatcagattcagattcaTTTGTGGGAAAATTACATGCGAGCAAATGAATAATTTTCATCATGATGTAGTCATCACAGACAAAACACCAACGCGTTAAGTACTTATTTTTTCATGGAATTCctgtagaggaggaggatccGTCACCTGATCTGACTACGTCCAGCTGGGAAAACATGGCGTCTGTCATTGGATGGGAAGCTACATGTCACACTTCTGTCTGTTTCACGGCGTTGCACTCGTACCGATGTACAGCTTTTTAGACCAGAATAGGATAACGTGATGGACACTACCTACAAGGACGCAAAAAGAGGAAGACGGTGGttccattttacattttttctccttctctgcacGGCATGAATGGTCTGATGTCTGCCCGAACCGTATCGGCGCGATTCCTTTTGTTAGCCGGTTTGTATCTCCACTTATGTGGCTACAGTTATTCTAATTTTTAAATCTTCCCCTAAAAGCACGGGTTGTCATTGGGCTGTCATTGAAACATTCTTGAGATATAATCAGATTGTTTTGACTGGTTCTTATTGAATAGCTGCATCCTTTTCAGAGTTACATCACCTGTAACTCTTTATTGAAATGTGTGCTGCAAAATAGACACTCGAAATTTATTTTAAACGGCTTCCCACTAATGCAGTGATCGACAACTGATGTTGATGGTTGTGCTGCACTGTGCATTGTGCTGCTCATGCCTCTCTCAACATCACCACTATGATAGGATCACCTGATGTGGTGGCACTCACTAAAGAGGATGAGTATTTAGTGACAGATCCAGACCCCTGGGTTCTGCCCAAGGAGTTCAACATCCCCCTCCATCCACAGAATGACCTCAATCCCTGGGCAAAAACCTCATATGCCAAGTTCACCAAAGACTTCATCCTCATCTCAGAGTTCTCTGAGCAGGTGGGCCCTCAGCCTCTCCTCACTATTCCCGATGACCCCAAAGTCTGTGGCACCTTCGACCTCAATTACTTCTCCCTGCGCATCATGTCAGTGGACTACCAGGCTTCATTTGTGGGGCACCCACCTGGCACCGGCTACCCAAGGCTCAGCTTTGTGGAGGACTCCAGGGTGGTGCTGGGTGACTCAAAGGAGGGGGCCTTTGCCTATGTCCATCATCTTACACTTTACGACCTGGAGGCGAGGGGCTTCGTGCGACCGTTCTGCATGGCATATGTCTCAGCGGACGAGAGGAAGATCATGCTTCAGTTTCAGGAGCTGTCCCTCCGCTTCTCGCAGGCCTCTGAGTGTCTGAAGGCTGGAAACAGGAGAGCATTCGCTAAAGAACTCCAGCGGAAGCTCCGGGACCTTGAGTAAGAACGACATTACAACCTGTGATTATCAATAAATGTTTAGAATTATTTTCTCACCTGTCAGCACTTGTTAGTAACATCAAGTGAATTAAAATGTAGATGCTGAAGCCTGCCTTGTTTCTCGCTGTAATGCTGGTGACACGATAGTAAGCGTTATTCAATGGACAGATTTTTGCCAGTGGCGTGAAGTCGTCCGACCTCAGATGTATCAGTAActgttttctgtctgcagatacacacactccgtgctgcagagggaggaaggcCTGCAGAGAGAGGCGGGGCCTCGGTGTGTATATTCCGCTCATGCTGTGGAAAAGGCCAATGAGCTCGCAAACGTGGAAAAGAGCATCTATGAACACAGGGACCTGTTGAGGCAGATCAGCTCCTACCATCAACGTCCTCGCCGAGATCCTCATGCTGTCACCTGCCAAAAGTGCATCACGGAGTGCTTGAACGAATGCGAGGAGCTGTTAAACAAATACGGCAAGCTTGCCAGCCTCTTTACCTGTGGCGCCAATGAGAGGCGGGGTGAGGACGGAGAAGGTGAACGGGGggatgaaagagaggaagggtgcgaggaggaagatgaagccgTCAAGCGACGGCCGTCCTACACGCCACAATTGATCAAAGCCAAATCAGCAAAGTGTTTTGACAAGCGTCTGAAGACTCTTCAAGAGCTGTGTGACGATACTTTCTACAAGGCCACTATAGacctcctgcaggagacagagaagGTTTTTAGAGGGGATCTGAGCAATCTTCACACGCGTCGGCTGGAGAGGGATCTTTGTCGGAAACAGAACCCAACCAATTTTCTGTTTGAGGAGAATCTCGatgctgatgaggatgaagcGGGAAGACTGAGACCCCTCTGTGCTGTGAACCATGCTGTACATAATGACGAACTCTCAAATCCTCCCCCTACTGTGGTACTTAAAGACCTTGATGCTAAAGAGCCTTCAGATCTCCTAGGGCTGGTGGAGAGCCATCTAGAATCTTCTGCTTCGGACCAGACTCCAGAAACCCAAGAGAGCTcagaagaaacaaaaggaaGTTTCAGTAGTGAAAAGAGTGGGAAAtaccaggcagaaaaacaacaggattTGGCATCTGAAGCTCCCGATTCTGACCCCAGCCACGATCTTAACACCGACCCAGACAGGGAGACCAGCAGTGAAGAGATTGACACCACTAATGGGGATGATGAGGGTGACCAGACACCTGTGTCTTTGCTGGAAGTGGTGTCtgagctggaggacactgaCACTGCAACTGATGACATTTGTGTCGTGCAGTCCGATATGTTGGTTCCTATAGACACAGCTTGTTGTATGGCCCAAGAAAGTCTCCTTTACGAAGCTTCAGCACCAGAGATGCCTCACCATCTTCAAAGCTCCCACCTTCAACGCTCTGCTGATCAGGTAGTCAACCAGGAGCCCCAGTCCCTGCTTCCACTGCCAGATGAGTATGCGGTGGGCTATCCTCCCTCAGAAAGTGTCACCACCAATGGGTTGGAGCTTCCCGTAGGAATGCATGGAGATACTGTTTCCCGCAGCTCAGCGGAGGATGGGTCAGACTGTACCATGAGTGTGTCCATAGGGACAGGTCAGGCTGCCTCAACTCTTGGTTATGGAGGTTCCAGGACCATGTGTCACAGGAAGAAGGTGGGCCAAGGAGCCTTGAGGTTTGTGCGGCAGTATCCCTTTGCTATGCAAGCGATTTGGTGTCTACTGAGTGGTCGCAGCCTGGTTGTGCTCGGGGCCGACGAAGGTCGCGTCCGCCGGCTGGTAGCTGC from Takifugu rubripes chromosome 5, fTakRub1.2, whole genome shotgun sequence includes the following:
- the smcr8a gene encoding guanine nucleotide exchange protein smcr8a, whose amino-acid sequence is MIGSPDVVALTKEDEYLVTDPDPWVLPKEFNIPLHPQNDLNPWAKTSYAKFTKDFILISEFSEQVGPQPLLTIPDDPKVCGTFDLNYFSLRIMSVDYQASFVGHPPGTGYPRLSFVEDSRVVLGDSKEGAFAYVHHLTLYDLEARGFVRPFCMAYVSADERKIMLQFQELSLRFSQASECLKAGNRRAFAKELQRKLRDLEYTHSVLQREEGLQREAGPRCVYSAHAVEKANELANVEKSIYEHRDLLRQISSYHQRPRRDPHAVTCQKCITECLNECEELLNKYGKLASLFTCGANERRGEDGEGERGDEREEGCEEEDEAVKRRPSYTPQLIKAKSAKCFDKRLKTLQELCDDTFYKATIDLLQETEKVFRGDLSNLHTRRLERDLCRKQNPTNFLFEENLDADEDEAGRLRPLCAVNHAVHNDELSNPPPTVVLKDLDAKEPSDLLGLVESHLESSASDQTPETQESSEETKGSFSSEKSGKYQAEKQQDLASEAPDSDPSHDLNTDPDRETSSEEIDTTNGDDEGDQTPVSLLEVVSELEDTDTATDDICVVQSDMLVPIDTACCMAQESLLYEASAPEMPHHLQSSHLQRSADQVVNQEPQSLLPLPDEYAVGYPPSESVTTNGLELPVGMHGDTVSRSSAEDGSDCTMSVSIGTGQAASTLGYGGSRTMCHRKKVGQGALRFVRQYPFAMQAIWCLLSGRSLVVLGADEGRVRRLVAALALFVPAPGKCGERVQPWLSCPITLTDLQRWKLIGLQRVASPLGASVLYSLSRYSRYISILDADQKTLRCPPYCGQLLANIADHRTFIRRGSTYFLHLQSTLCRLAAKAFLYTFTHHLHLPVSSTEGPEAVEGRRRCFLQDQLGLGEEDRQIVLYLSQLITRHYLQPDAGTTTASAPFSFDYTSSIFYKI